CCAGCCCCGCGTGGCGCCGATTTTTTGCGCCTTCGTCACCAGCCAGAAGGCCATGGCATTGCCGAATATCGCCGCGCCACCCAGGGCCAACGGAACCCAGGCGTCTTCCGCGCCGGCCTGTCGGACATAGGCTCCGCAGGCAATGCCGGCGAAGATGGCGATATGCACCACATTGTCCATGGCGATATCTAACCAAGCCCCGAACGGGGATTCCGTAAACGTGAGCCGCGCGACTTCGCCGTCGCAGCAATCGATAATAGCAGCGAGTTGAAACAACAGCGCAGCGATAATGCCCGCCGTATACGTCCCCAGACCAAATCCGACGGCGGACAACAGACCGACGGCCGTCGCCACCATGGTGATGGTGTTGGGAGAACATTTCATCCGCAGGAACAGTCTGGTCAACAGACGCGAGAAGGTGCGGTTGAAGTAGCGATCGACAAACCCCTCGGCGTCGCCTTTCAAGGAACGGAACAACGTCCGCTCCGCCAGGCCGGCGCTGACCTGATCCGACACCTCGCGATACCAGAGGCCCGCCTGGGATGCGGCCGCCACCACCCGCACGCGACCTTCCACCGCCGCCTGTTCCAGCCACCGACGCATGGGAACGGTGCCCGATGGCTCGACAGCGCTTCTGGTCGCACCAGTCCCGGCTCCGGCCGGTGGATTCAAAATGCTCGCCGGTACGACCACAAGATCCGCCGCCACCTGGTGATGTTCCTGGCTCGGCTGATTATGAAACGACACCAGCCGCCCCTCTTGTAAGGCGACGACCGGATTCCGACGACCGGACGAGGACTCCTCCGGCCCTCCCGCCCTCGTCACCACCAGCGCCTCCCCGTCTCGCACCGTTTGCCGCAGATGCTCGATCAGGTGCTTCGAAAACACCGCCTGCACCCCGGCAATGAGACAGAACCCTCGCAC
The sequence above is drawn from the Nitrospira defluvii genome and encodes:
- a CDS encoding CDP-alcohol phosphatidyltransferase family protein; translated protein: MSERTLQRGAELQGLSTAILLPGAGLFGDRPGRGLADVGPLTHIGGLSLFQRTVLTLQRGGIRQLIVLAGPDEELLKQALARGARVTIPVRWMPVREFPLDDPRTWESLATEVRGFCLIAGVQAVFSKHLIEHLRQTVRDGEALVVTRAGGPEESSSGRRNPVVALQEGRLVSFHNQPSQEHHQVAADLVVVPASILNPPAGAGTGATRSAVEPSGTVPMRRWLEQAAVEGRVRVVAAASQAGLWYREVSDQVSAGLAERTLFRSLKGDAEGFVDRYFNRTFSRLLTRLFLRMKCSPNTITMVATAVGLLSAVGFGLGTYTAGIIAALLFQLAAIIDCCDGEVARLTFTESPFGAWLDIAMDNVVHIAIFAGIACGAYVRQAGAEDAWVPLALGGAAIFGNAMAFWLVTKAQKIGATRGWKTPKQAAWSDFILKNVASRDFSVVVFLFALLDTLNWFLWMAALGSTVFWLMMLWVIRPSARARA